The segment TATAAGCAGGACGTTAACATAACCGACTCGGTGTTAGACGAGGTGGGTACCATATTTGAAGATGCAGAGACAGCAAGAAGCATGGCACAGCAATACTACTTAAGTGCACAGACTGATAATACCGATAACTTTGACCCAGGTAAAGTTAAATGGGAGAATTATTTAGATGCAGACAAATTAAGCGCTATCAGGGAAAAGATAAGTACGGATTTTAGCGACAGTGAATTGCTTAGTATTGCATCTGTTTCAAAAGATGATATTTTAAGTGTATCTAATTTTATAACGGATTTAATGAATACAGAACTAAAAACAGGGGTTCAGGACACAACAATAGACCAGGTAAAGGTTAACTTGATGTCCAAAGCGTCTCTTGAAAGTTTCGGCGACACACAGTTATCACTTGCAAATAAGGCGATAGCCTGTTTAGAGGTGAATTTTACTTATGATGAAGCTGCAACACTGGATCAGAAAGAAGCAGCTGCAGATAAAGTTTCAGCAGTTATATACAAAGAAGGGCAAAATATAGTTTCGCAAGGCGAGATCGTTACTGAAAACCAGTATGAGGTTTTAAAAAGCTTAGGTTATCTTGCCTCTACAGCTGACAATGTTACGCCTTATTTTGCGATTTTCTTATACGTTTTCATTTCTTATGTTATTTATGTAATTAGCATTTTCGCATATACTAAAGAGCTTTTTGACAACTTAAAGAAAATGTTGCTTATCTTGATAGTAGTCATTTTATCGTCTATATTGTCTGTCGCACTAAATAGTTTTGACTTATCTACTTTATCGGCATTTTTTGCCGTAATGATAATAAGCACGCTTGTATCGCCGAAGGCGGCAATGTGTACCTCTACGCTTTTGGCGCTTTTGATTTCACAAACAGCGGCAGGCGAAAATGGGTTTTTAGCTATAAAGACACTTGAAACAATGATAGCCATACTATCCGGGTCAGCTGTTATAATCGCATGTTTAAGAAGGCCAAGGCAGAGATTTTTATATATATCCGCAGGGCTTTTCGCAGGGGTAGTTCATATAGCTATCATATACATATTCAGCAAATCAAATCTTATTCAAGTAGATTTAGCTTCTGATATGCTGTTTGCGGTTGTAAGCGCCCTTGCTGCGGCGCTCCTGGCTATTGGGCTTATGCCGGTATTTGAAAATATCTTCTTAATAGCTTCTCCAGCCAAACTTTTAGAGATATTGTCTACCGAGCATGTCCTTTTGAAAAAGCTGCTGCTGGATGCGCCGGGCACATACCATCATAGTATTATAGTAGCCAACTTGGCTGAATCAGCGGCAGAAGCTATCGGCGCGGATACTTTATTAACGCGGGCCAGCGCTTATTACCACGATATAGGAAAGATTAAGGCACCACAGATGTTTGGCGAAAATCAAAAAGGGCAAAATCCGCACGACTTTTTAACGCCTAAAGAAAGTGCAGATGTCTTAAGGAGCCACGTAGATGAGGGAGCGGCGATATTAAAACGCTATAAGATGCCGATGGACATAATAGATGCAGCTAAACAGCATCATGGAAACACTGTCATGTCATACTTTTATGTAAAGGCAAAAGAGAATGGCAAAGAAGTTTCAGAAGAGGATTTTAGGTATAAGGGAGAAAAGCCAAAGACCAAAGAGATAGCCTGCCTGTTTTTGGCAGACAGCGTAGAAGCTGCCGTTCGGTCTTACGGGTATGCGGACATAGAAGATATATCAAGCGTAATATCAAAGGTAATGGATGCCAAATTCGACGATGGGCAGCTTGATTCTTGTGAGATTACAAGGCGAGACCTATCCCTTATAAAAGATGCATTCATAAGATTTTATGAGGGAATGTATCATGTGAGGATAAAGTATCCGGGACAGGAAGAAAATAATAATGAGGCATAAGATAAATGTAAACAAAGGGTTTTTTAAGTATAGATTTATTATTAAACACTCTTTAAAAAAGACTCTTAAGGAAGAGAATATAGTATTTAGGACTGAGACAAACGTTATAATATGTTCAAATGATGAGATAAGGGATCTAAACAAACGATTTCGAGGGAAAGACGTTTCAACAGATGTTCTTTCTTTCCCGGCAAATGAACTTACGTGTAAGTTTTTAGAGGCGGCAAGAGATGGACAAGCGCTTGATTTCGATTTTTCAACAAAGCGCTTTTATTTAGGAGATATAGCAATATCTTTGGACAAAGCTAAAGCACAGGCGGCTGAATACGGCCATTGCCTAAAGCGTGAACTAGCTTTCCTGACAATTCACGGGACGCTTCATATATTAGGCTATGATCATATTAAAGATAAAGATGAGGGGGAGATGAGAGAAAGGCAACGTAAAATACTTAAAAAGCTAAGGATAAAGAAATGACAAAATTTTTAAAAAGATTAGGAGTATTTTAAAACATGGATTTAAAAGAACTTATAAAAGCAGCAAAGTATGCGAGCAGAAATGCATACGCTCCATATTCTAAATTTAAAGTAGGTGCAGCAGTTTTAACAAAAGACGGAAATGTGTTTACGGGCGTAAACGTTGAAAATGCATCTTTTGGTGCAACTATATGTGCGGAGAGAGTTGCGGTTGCTTCGGCAGTCAGTGCTGGGAAACGGGAGTTTTCAACACTAGTTATTTATACAAAAGACGGTAAAGTATATCCGTGCGGCATCTGCCGGCAGTTTTTAGCAGAGTTTGGGGATTTTGACATAATCCTTGCAGATGACAGTGGAAGAAATACCGAATGTAAATTAAGCGAACTTCTTCCAAATGCATTTTTAAATTTTTAAGAAAGTTTTTTAAAACTATGGAACAAAGTACGAAAGAAAAATTTTACTCTGGGTTTATAACGATTTTGGGCAGCCCTAACGCAGGCAAATCTACACTTATAAATGATATAATCGGTACCAAGGTGGCTATAGTTACAAACAAGCCGCAGACTACGAGAAATGTCATTCAGGGAATCTATTTAGATAAAGACTGCCAGATGGTATTTTTAGATACGCCTGGGCTGCACAACCCAAAGAATAAGCTCGGAAAGTATATGATGAGATCCGCAAACGAGAGTATAAAAGATATCGATGCGGTTCTTTATGTTATAGATGTAAAATCCGGTGTTCGGCAAAAAGATATAGAAAACATCATCGGGTATAATGTTCCTTTAGTTATTGCCTTAAATAAAACTGACCTGGTTTTAAGTGAAAAGATTAAAGAAGAAAAGGAAAAATTAAAAGGGCTAAGCCAGATAAATAAAATATTTGAAATAAGCGCTTTAAAAAACGAAGGTATAGACGACCTTATTTCCTGCCTTAAAAAATACATGCCGGAGGGGCCTAAATATTATGACGACAATATGTATACGGATAGGCCAGAGATGTTCATAGCGGCTGAGATGATACGCGAAAAGGCGTTTTTGGCTCTTGAAAAAGAGCTGCCGTATGGTGTCGGTGTTGAGATAGAGAAAATATCTTTTAGAGAAGATAAAGATATAGTAGACGTCTGCGCCGTAATATATTGCGAAAAGAAATCCCACAAGGGAATGATAATAGGCAAAAAAGGTGAGATGCTTAAAAAAATTGGCTTTTTAGCAAGGTCAGATTTAGAGATGTTGTTTGGCCAGAAAGTTTACCTTGAGCTTTGGGTTAAGGTAAAAGAAGATTGGCGCAACAAAGATTCTATTTTAAAGTTGCTGGGGTATGATTAAGGGTTTTTAAGGAAAATTTTCAAAAATATCCTCATTTTAACTGCAATAATTTTGTGTATTTTACGAAAGCTATTTTTAAGAGGTGCTTTATGATTAATGGCGTTGAGAAAAATACTTGGAGACATTTTGAAAAAACAGGTCTAGTTGAAAGTTATATATTATATAAGATATTTAAAGAAGGGGAGTAAGGGATCTTTTGGAAAAGCTGCTTTGTATGGTCTTAAAAACGGCCGATTACAAAGAAAGCGATAAGATGCTGACGCTTCTTTGCCCGGAAAAGGGAAAGATGTCCGCTCTGTCTAGGGGCAGTAAAAAGGCGGGCTCGATATTACGGGCAGGAACGCAGCCTTTTACCGTTGCAGATTTTTATTTAAATAAACGTGCCGATAAATATTACGTTACACATTGCGACGTAGTCGATTCTTTTTATTCACTAAGTAAAGACGTTACTTCTTTCGCCTTTGCTTCTTTTGTTGCAGACATATGTTTAAACGTATCAGTTGAAGGCCCGTCTGAGAGGTTATTTTCGTTAGCAGTCAATTCACTTTATTCTGCGAAAAAAGAAGGGGCAGATATATACAAGTTGTTTTTATACTTTTTAATAAAGATAACTGATATTTTGGGATACAGGCCCAGCCTTAATTTTTGCGCAGTCTGTGGCGGAAAAGGAAATACATTTTTTAGCGCGGCATCCGGAGGAGTTGTCTGTGAAAAGTGCAAGGGAGAAATAAAAGATTTAGTTAAGATATCGCCGGAAATTTTAACGGTGATATGTGAGGTTTTATCGACTCCGCCAAAGCACATGGAAGAGATAATTATCAAGGAAGAAGTAAGGGCGAAGCTAAAACTGATATTTTGCAATTATTTAGAAAGTATACTTGATTTTACGCCGAAAAGCATGAAATTTTTATTAAGTATTATAAAATAGTCCATAAAAACAGCCAAAACATATAAAATCGGATTGAAATTTTGACTAAACGAGTGTAAAATGTATAAACAGTGAACACACACGTGCCCATTTTTTGTGCACTAAAAAGAGATAGGAGGAAGGATTTATATGTCCCACAAGTATGTTTACCTCTTT is part of the Eubacteriales bacterium genome and harbors:
- the era gene encoding GTPase Era, whose amino-acid sequence is MEQSTKEKFYSGFITILGSPNAGKSTLINDIIGTKVAIVTNKPQTTRNVIQGIYLDKDCQMVFLDTPGLHNPKNKLGKYMMRSANESIKDIDAVLYVIDVKSGVRQKDIENIIGYNVPLVIALNKTDLVLSEKIKEEKEKLKGLSQINKIFEISALKNEGIDDLISCLKKYMPEGPKYYDDNMYTDRPEMFIAAEMIREKAFLALEKELPYGVGVEIEKISFREDKDIVDVCAVIYCEKKSHKGMIIGKKGEMLKKIGFLARSDLEMLFGQKVYLELWVKVKEDWRNKDSILKLLGYD
- the cdd gene encoding cytidine deaminase, whose protein sequence is MDLKELIKAAKYASRNAYAPYSKFKVGAAVLTKDGNVFTGVNVENASFGATICAERVAVASAVSAGKREFSTLVIYTKDGKVYPCGICRQFLAEFGDFDIILADDSGRNTECKLSELLPNAFLNF
- the recO gene encoding DNA repair protein RecO is translated as MVLKTADYKESDKMLTLLCPEKGKMSALSRGSKKAGSILRAGTQPFTVADFYLNKRADKYYVTHCDVVDSFYSLSKDVTSFAFASFVADICLNVSVEGPSERLFSLAVNSLYSAKKEGADIYKLFLYFLIKITDILGYRPSLNFCAVCGGKGNTFFSAASGGVVCEKCKGEIKDLVKISPEILTVICEVLSTPPKHMEEIIIKEEVRAKLKLIFCNYLESILDFTPKSMKFLLSIIK
- the ybeY gene encoding rRNA maturation RNase YbeY, encoding MRHKINVNKGFFKYRFIIKHSLKKTLKEENIVFRTETNVIICSNDEIRDLNKRFRGKDVSTDVLSFPANELTCKFLEAARDGQALDFDFSTKRFYLGDIAISLDKAKAQAAEYGHCLKRELAFLTIHGTLHILGYDHIKDKDEGEMRERQRKILKKLRIKK
- a CDS encoding HDIG domain-containing protein; translation: MNLFKFKKRKKKQTTKKPRFNKPRLAIPFIYITIAFVACFFILAVASSPQKYDITEGGIAKVTITAPKDVVDEIATEERRQEAMDSVSDVYKQDVNITDSVLDEVGTIFEDAETARSMAQQYYLSAQTDNTDNFDPGKVKWENYLDADKLSAIREKISTDFSDSELLSIASVSKDDILSVSNFITDLMNTELKTGVQDTTIDQVKVNLMSKASLESFGDTQLSLANKAIACLEVNFTYDEAATLDQKEAAADKVSAVIYKEGQNIVSQGEIVTENQYEVLKSLGYLASTADNVTPYFAIFLYVFISYVIYVISIFAYTKELFDNLKKMLLILIVVILSSILSVALNSFDLSTLSAFFAVMIISTLVSPKAAMCTSTLLALLISQTAAGENGFLAIKTLETMIAILSGSAVIIACLRRPRQRFLYISAGLFAGVVHIAIIYIFSKSNLIQVDLASDMLFAVVSALAAALLAIGLMPVFENIFLIASPAKLLEILSTEHVLLKKLLLDAPGTYHHSIIVANLAESAAEAIGADTLLTRASAYYHDIGKIKAPQMFGENQKGQNPHDFLTPKESADVLRSHVDEGAAILKRYKMPMDIIDAAKQHHGNTVMSYFYVKAKENGKEVSEEDFRYKGEKPKTKEIACLFLADSVEAAVRSYGYADIEDISSVISKVMDAKFDDGQLDSCEITRRDLSLIKDAFIRFYEGMYHVRIKYPGQEENNNEA